From one Lolium rigidum isolate FL_2022 chromosome 4, APGP_CSIRO_Lrig_0.1, whole genome shotgun sequence genomic stretch:
- the LOC124648671 gene encoding putative multidrug resistance protein: MAGATADDKKNGPVKMAARPFGSSFMLVFVHADAVDVTLMVLGLVGAIGDGISVPVSLLISSLIYNDLGNGPELAQEFSSKINKNAMNLVLLALGCWVMAFLEGYCWSRTAERQASRMRERYLAAVLRQDVEYFDLKVGTTAEIIASVSGDSLVIQDVLSEKVPNFVMNAARFLSSYAICFAIVWRLALVALPSLLLLVIPGFMYGRILIGLTRQIREHYTCTGAIVEQAVSSARTVYSCAAERDTMARFSVAQEESARLGIKQGLAKGIAIGSNGITFAIWALLVWYGSRLVMYHGYRGGTVYTVPISIVVGGLALGSGLSNLKYFSEATVAAERVLEVIRRVPKIDSGNDTGHELANVAGEVEFKRVQFCYPSRPESPIFASFSLRVPAGRTAALVGSSGSGKSTVVALLERFYDPSAGEVTLDGVDIRKLRLKWLRAQMGLVNQEPALFATSIRENILFGKEDATPEEVTAAAKAANAHNFISQLPEGYDTQVGERGVQMSGGQKQRIAIARAILKSPKILLLDEATSSLDTESESVVQEALDLASMGRTTIVVAHRLSTVRNADMIVVMQSGEVKELGSHDELIAAEDGLYSSLIRLQQTKKSNEADHVSGTGSTTSVTRIFSAASKSSSARSLGDTREVNRIEAPNLPLPSFRRLLMFNAPEWRQALIGSLSAVVCGAILPAYAYAKGSMLSVYFLTDHDEIRVKTRAYALGFVALAVLSFLMNIGQHYNFGVMGEYLTKRVREQMLAKILTFEIGWFDRDENSSGAICSRLAKDANIVRSLVGDRMALVIEAVSAVFIACAMGLFIAWRLALVMIAVQPLIIVCYYARRVLLKSMSKKSIDAQSQSSKIAAEAVSNLRTITAFSSQNRILGLFNQAQNGYRKESIRQSWIAGLGLGTSTSLVTCTLALDFWFGGRLVAQNHITAKEFFQTFIILVSTGRMIADVGSMTTDLAKGADALASVIAVLDRVTKIDPDNPEGYKPEKLNGEVDIIGVDFAYPSRPDLIIFKGFSLCIQPGKSTALVGQSGCGKSTIIGLIERFYDPLRGMVRIDGRNIKTYNLRALRQHIGLVSQEPTLFAGTIRENILYGTETASEIEIENAARSAYAHDFISNLKDGYDTWCGDRGVHLSGGQKQRIAIARAVLKNPSILLLDEATSALDSKSEKVLQEALEKVMVGRTTVVVAHRLSTIQNCDLITVIDKGVVVEKGTHLSLMSKGPSGIYYSLVSQ; the protein is encoded by the exons ATGGCTGGCGCAACGGCCGACGACAAGAAGAATGGACCGGTGAAGATGGCCGCGCGGCCCTTCGGATCCTCGTTTATGTTAGTGTTCGTGCACGCGGACGCGGTGGACGTGACGCTGATGGTCCTGGGTCTGGTGGGCGCCATCGGCGACGGCATTTCGGTGCCGGTGTCGCTGCTCATCTCCAGCCTCATCTACAACGACCTCGGCAATGGCCCTGAGCTCGCTCAGGAGTTCAGCTCCAAGATCAACAAG AACGCGATGAACCTTGTCCTTTTGGCGTTGGGTTGCTGGGTGATGGCGTTCCTAG AGGGGTATTGCTGGTCTCGGACGGCGGAGCGGCAGGCTTCGCGGATGCGCGAACGGTACCTGGCAGCGGTGCTTCGGCAGGACGTGGAGTACTTCGACCTCAAGGTGGGCACCACGGCCGAGATCATCGCCAGCGTCTCCGGCGACAGCCTGGTCATCCAGGATGTGCTGAGCGAGAAAGTGCCCAACTTCGTGATGAATGCGGCCAGGTTCCTTAGTAGCTACGCCATCTGCTTCGCCATCGTCTGGCGTCTCGCCCTGGTGGCGCTTCCGTCCCTCCTTCTCCTCGTCATCCCGGGCTTCATGTACGGCCGCATCCTCATCGGTCTCACGCGCCAGATCAGGGAGCATTACACCTGCACCGGCGCCATCGTGGAGCAGGCTGTGTCCTCGGCGCGAACCGTGTACTCGTGTGCTGCCGAGCGGGACACCATGGCGCGGTTCTCGGTTGCACAGGAGGAGTCGGCAAGGCTGGGCATCAAGCAAGGGTTAGCCAAGGGCATCGCCATCGGTAGCAACGGCATCACCTTCGCCATCTGGGCCCTCCTAGTCTGGTACGGCAGTCGCCTCGTCATGTACCACGGCTACCGGGGCGGTACTGTCTACACCGTCCCCATCTCCATCGTCGTCGGCGGCCT GGCGCTTGGGTCCGGGCTGTCGAACCTCAAGTACTTTTCCGAGGCGACCGTGGCCGCTGAGAGAGTGCTGGAGGTGATTCGGCGGGTGCCCAAGATTGACTCGGGTAACGACACCGGCCATGAACTAGCCAATGTAGCCGGCGAGGTGGAGTTCAAGAGGGTACAATTCTGCTACCCGTCGCGACCTGAGAGCCCCATTTTCGCGAGCTTCAGCCTACGGGTGCCGGCAGGGCGAACGGCTGCACTGGTAGGGAGCAGCGGGTCCGGGAAGTCGACAGTGGTGGCACTGCTGGAGAGGTTCTACGACCCGTCAGCGGGGGAGGTGACGCTGGACGGTGTGGACATCCGGAAGCTGAGGCTCAAGTGGCTTCGCGCGCAGATGGGGCTCGTCAACCAGGAGCCAGCGCTGTTCGCAACTTCCATTAGGGAGAATATACTGTTCGGCAAGGAGGACGCTACGCCTGAGGAGGTCACTGCGGCGGCCAAGGCCGCCAACGCCCACAACTTCATCTCGCAGCTGCCGGAGGGCTACGACACGCAG GTGGGTGAGCGTGGTGTCCAAATGTCAGGAGGACAAAAGCAAAGGATTGCTATTGCCAGAGCAATCCTGAAGTCACCCAAGATCCTCCTCCTTGATGAGGCCACCAGTTCACTCGACACCGAGTCAGAGAGTGTTGTACAGGAGGCGCTCGACCTGGCCTCCATGGGCCGGACAACAATTGTCGTTGCACATCGCCTGTCCACTGTACGCAATGCTGACATGATTGTTGTAATGCAATCCGGTGAGGTCAAAGAGCTGGGCTCCCATGATGAGCTCATTGCCGCTGAAGATGGTCTCTACTCATCTCTTATTCGCCTGCAGCAGACTAAAAAATCAAATGAGGCTGATCATGTTAGTGGAACTGGCAGCACTACTTCCGTTACCAGGATATTCTCTGCAGCTAGCAAGTCAAGCTCAGCCCGGTCATTGGGTGATACCCGCGAGGTTAATCGCATTGAAGCACCAAATCTTCCCCTGCCATCCTTTAGAAGGCTGCTTATGTTCAATGCACCAGAGTGGAGGCAGGCGCTTATCGGAAGCTTGAGTGCAGTTGTGTGTGGAGCCATCCTCCCTGCTTATGCGTATGCCAAGGGAAGCATGCTATCGGTATACTTCCTAACAGATCACGATGAAATTAGGGTCAAAACAAGGGCCTATGCACTCGGCTTTGTCGCCCTTGCAGTGCTCTCATTCTTGATGAATATAGGACAACATTACAACTTTGGTGTCATGGGAGAATACCTCACAAAGAGGGTCAGGGAACAGATGCTCGCAAAAATCCTCACATTTGAGATTGGATGGTTCGACCGTGATGAGAACTCCAGTGGTGCCATATGCTCACGGCTTGCCAAGGATGCCAACATT GTAAGGTCTCTAGTGGGTGATCGAATGGCGCTGGTGATCGAGGCGGTTTCTGCGGTGTTTATTGCTTGCGCCATGGGTCTCTTCATTGCCTGGCGTCTGGCCCTTGTCATGATAGCGGTGCAGCCTCTCATCATCGTATGCTATTATGCTCGCCGTGTGTTACTCAAGAGCATGTCCAAGAAATCAATAGATGCACAATCCCAGAGTAGCAAGATAGCTGCTGAAGCTGTCTCCAATCTCCgtacaatcaccgccttctcttcGCAGAACCGAATCTTAGGCCTCTTTAACCAAGCACAGAATGGATATCGCAAGGAAAGCATACGTCAGTCGTGGATTGCAGGCCTTGGCCTTGGCACTTCCACGAGCTTGGTCACATGCACATTGGCGCTTGACTTTTGGTTTGGTGGCAGGCTCGTAGCTCAGAACCACATTACCGCCAAGGAATTCTTCCAAACCTTCATTATTCTAGTAAGCACAGGACGTATGATTGCTGATGTTGGTAGCATGACAACTGACCTGGCTAAGGGCGCAGATGCACTTGCTTCGGTGATTGCTGTTCTAGACCGGGTAACCAAAATTGACCCTGACAACCCTGAGGGATACAAGCCAGAGAAGCTTAATGGTGAGGTGGACATTATAGGGGTCGATTTTGCATACCCGTCAAGGCCGGATCTGATCATTTTCAAAGGATTCTCATTATGCATCCAACCAGGAAAGTCAACAGCTCTGGTTGGGCAAAGTGGCTGTGGCAAGTCGACCATTATTGGGCTTATAGAGCGATTCTATGACCCGCTTAGGGGAATGGTAAGGATTGATGGAAGGAATATCAAAACATACAATCTTCGAGCCCTGCGGCAGCACATTGGACTGGTCAGCCAGGAGCCAACTCTATTTGCAGGCACCATCAGAGAAAACATTTTATATGGCACTGAAACAGCCAGTGAGATAGAAATTGAGAATGCAGCAAGGTCTGCCTATGCACATGACTTCATCAGCAACCTCAAGGATGGGTATGACACATGGTGCGGCGACAGAGGTGTTCATCTATCAGGGGGGCAGAAGCAGCGCATTGCAATAGCTCGTGCCGTCCTGAAGAACCCATCTATCTTGCTACTAGATGAGGCTACAAGTGCACTGGACAGCAAGTCCGAAAAGGTTTTACAAGAGGCATTGGAGAAGGTAATGGTCGGGAGGACAACTGTGGTGGTGGCACACAGGCTCAGCACGATACAAAACTGTGATCTCATCACGGTGATCGACAAAGGTGTTGTTGTGGAGAAGGGCACACATTTATCCCTCATGTCAAAGGGTCCCTCCGGAATATATTATAGCTTAGTTAGTCAGTAA